GAGGGTACGTCCGCTGGACCACCCGTAACAACGTCGAATTCATGGTGGACGACAAAGCCAAACTCGACCCTCTGGTTAAAGACCTGGAAAGCCGCAAATTCGACGGCGGCAGCTTCAAGTTCCCTGTCGGCGGCACCGGCGCCGGCGTCACCAACATCATCCACACCCAGGGCTGGATTCACTGCCACACCCCGGCCACCGATGCTTCCGGTCCGGTCAAGGCCACCCTGGACGTGCTGTTCGAAGATTTCCAGAATCATCGCCTGCCGGCCCAGTTGCGCGTCTCCCTGGCCTGCTGCTTGAACATGTGCGGCGCGGTACACTGCTCCGATATCGCCATCCTCGGCTATCACCGCAAACCGCCCCTGCTGGACCACGAATACCTGGACAAAATGTGCGAAATTCCTCTGGCCATCGCCGCCTGCCCCACCGCGGCCATCAAACCGGCCAAGGTCAAAGTCGGTGACGCCGAAGTAAAATCCGTGGCCGTGAACAACGATCGTTGTATGTTCTGCGGCAACTGCTACACCATGTGCCCCTCCATGCCGCTGGCGGACAAGGAAGGTGACGGCATCGTTCTGATGGTGGGTGGTAAGGTCTCCAACCGCATCAGCACACCCAAGTTCTCCAAGGTCGTCGTAGCCTTCATTCCCAACGAGACTCCGCGTTGGCCGACCACCACCGCCACGATCAAAAAGATCGTCGACGCCTACTCTGCCGGCGCCAACAAATACGAGCGTCTGGGTGACTGGGCTGAGCGCATCGGTTGGGAGCGATTCTTCGAAAAATGCGAGCTTGAAT
This window of the uncultured Desulfosarcina sp. genome carries:
- the dsrB gene encoding dissimilatory-type sulfite reductase subunit beta; protein product: MAFISSGYNPDKPMENRITDIGPQKYDKFYPPVIAKNKGKWLYHEILKPGVLVHVAESGDEVYTVRVGGARLMSVTHIREICEIADKHCGGYVRWTTRNNVEFMVDDKAKLDPLVKDLESRKFDGGSFKFPVGGTGAGVTNIIHTQGWIHCHTPATDASGPVKATLDVLFEDFQNHRLPAQLRVSLACCLNMCGAVHCSDIAILGYHRKPPLLDHEYLDKMCEIPLAIAACPTAAIKPAKVKVGDAEVKSVAVNNDRCMFCGNCYTMCPSMPLADKEGDGIVLMVGGKVSNRISTPKFSKVVVAFIPNETPRWPTTTATIKKIVDAYSAGANKYERLGDWAERIGWERFFEKCELEFTHHLIDDFRDPAYYTWRQTTQFKF